TCGTACGGCAGGCTGCGGTGATGGATGAAGAAGCGTCCCGGAAGACGCTCCTCGCACAGCTGCCGATACTCCCGGGTCTGCAAGATCAGATAGTGCCAGACCTCATCGAGCGCCTGCTCCACGGGCAGGAACAGCCCGGCCAGCCGCTCCGGATGGCGCGAGATCAGGTACAGGTACTTCAGGCACTCGATGACCTGCCGCTCGACGTACGTGGGCTCCTCGCCGGTGGTCCGCACGAAGTGCCGCACGACGCCGGAGAAGAGCGCGTCATCGAGCAATGCCCTGAGCGCGTCGGTCGTCACCTTGGATGGATTGGAATTCATGCGCCACCTTGTCCTGTCATCTCGGATTCCCGCACCAGCCAGGCGTACTTCCCGGACTTGCCGATCGCGATGTGCTCGCGATGTTCGAGTTCGCATTCGAGA
This is a stretch of genomic DNA from Archangium violaceum. It encodes these proteins:
- a CDS encoding glycine-rich domain-containing protein, producing the protein MNSNPSKVTTDALRALLDDALFSGVVRHFVRTTGEEPTYVERQVIECLKYLYLISRHPERLAGLFLPVEQALDEVWHYLILQTREYRQLCEERLPGRFFIHHRSLPYEDYQRSQPGREQMLEEALRWLPLYRDEFGPFDEGALPHWTMVRFLHQQLGLSLAGIAELEAEDLDAQPAAEHVR